A single window of Desulfovibrio sp. G11 DNA harbors:
- a CDS encoding non-ribosomal peptide synthetase: MPVEAPITSREGLRAWVAAALNCSPEAIDENDSLIELGLSSLMMMRLPVMLKKQGISIKLADMLKDATVASWVRLMAGGQDRVKAEALQPVADGQPFALTDMQRAYLFGRQTIFPLGGIAAHGYLEIEAVGHGFDLPRLEKALNKTIAAHPVLRMVLTTDGRQAVLEKIPDYTIEYSHGPEKKVKYRAAMQAEILPAHTWPLFKICMTGSDDSPHKFLHISFDILLFDIASLALWLRQWHGFYAGIRADIEPQGRHFSQYIIEAENKKTSRSAEEHRSWWRARVDDLPHAPQLPLARQPRELTPPAILRQESFIEPEAASLLRGQAARAGVTAAGLFTAILALGLSRFSRSPHMTLNLTLFDRSGERAAYDGVLGDFTSMLPVAVHTGDGQSFRSLCQAVHAEIFQALSHAEVSGAEVSAEIARAQGMSNENPLPVVLTCATGDGASYLDAAALFGKLVFARNQAPQTWIDVQVVDYQGGISVIWDYVAGLFPDGLIDEMFGLFLQLCHELTDSVAWSSVAQSLCVDRMEPAVLETLPGADRNLVAPFLENAIMHPGATALITAEKTVSYGELERLSRALAQRLAASGLVQRGSLVGVALPRGWRQIVAVLGVLRAGAAYLPVSVNDPADRIALIFAEGKVAAVVCDDERARTIPDAFAKFVVDDDVPAAEVDYETLLLPADPDDVAYVIFTSGSTGKPKGVAVSHQAALNTIFDVNFRNAVTSKDRLLAVSQLNFDLSVYDIFGALAVGASLVIPPHAAVPDPHEWVRQIETAGVTVWNSVPALARLLIEAVPASGGSIESLRLFMLSGDWLPVDLARSILALRQKPRLVSMGGATEAAIWSVEKVVKTIAPDQNTIPYGKPLSGQILYVLDAAMRPCPQWTPGEIYIAGVGLAEGYLHRPELTARAFVLHPVTGERLYRTGDWGRLLPDGDIEFLGREDTQVKVNGMRIELGEIEAAMTVLPGIRQAVAVIAENSGVRQIAAFAVPDGTLTLDEKLLREALKKKLPYSWLPSVLCLESTLPLSANGKIDRKALAVRAGHALHAAQTEKTAQPETEGQRKIADVWASVLNGARPGVTVSFFDAGGTSFLAMQLAFRLATLLEQPVPVVSIFQYTTIASQAKHFIESEGLQPMNSGRGHVRAQKLGALAARARQRGRL, from the coding sequence ATGCCAGTTGAAGCGCCAATTACCTCGCGCGAAGGCCTGCGTGCCTGGGTGGCAGCCGCGCTCAATTGCTCTCCGGAGGCAATCGACGAGAATGATTCGCTTATCGAACTGGGACTGAGCTCCCTTATGATGATGCGCCTTCCCGTCATGCTCAAAAAGCAGGGGATAAGCATAAAGCTTGCGGATATGCTGAAAGACGCCACAGTGGCAAGCTGGGTCCGGCTTATGGCGGGCGGGCAGGACCGTGTGAAGGCAGAAGCCCTGCAGCCGGTTGCGGACGGGCAGCCCTTTGCCCTTACGGACATGCAGCGGGCGTACCTGTTCGGGCGTCAGACCATTTTCCCGCTGGGGGGAATCGCCGCGCATGGCTATCTGGAAATAGAAGCCGTCGGTCACGGCTTTGACCTGCCGCGCCTGGAAAAAGCCTTGAACAAAACCATTGCGGCCCATCCTGTGCTGCGAATGGTCCTGACCACTGACGGTCGTCAGGCTGTGCTTGAAAAAATACCCGACTACACCATTGAATACAGCCATGGACCGGAAAAAAAAGTAAAATACCGTGCCGCCATGCAGGCGGAAATTCTGCCCGCCCACACATGGCCCCTGTTCAAGATTTGCATGACTGGCAGCGATGATTCACCGCACAAATTCCTGCACATCAGTTTTGACATCCTGTTGTTTGATATTGCCTCTCTTGCACTATGGCTGCGTCAATGGCACGGGTTTTATGCGGGGATAAGAGCGGACATAGAACCGCAGGGCCGTCATTTTTCGCAGTATATCATTGAAGCTGAAAATAAAAAGACGAGCAGGTCCGCAGAAGAGCACCGGAGCTGGTGGCGCGCGCGCGTCGATGATCTGCCCCATGCTCCACAACTGCCGCTGGCACGGCAGCCGCGGGAGCTTACACCCCCTGCAATCTTGCGGCAGGAATCATTTATTGAGCCAGAAGCCGCAAGCCTGCTCAGAGGGCAGGCCGCCAGGGCAGGAGTAACCGCCGCCGGGTTGTTTACCGCCATTCTGGCTCTGGGACTTTCACGCTTCAGCCGCTCTCCGCATATGACGCTCAACCTGACGCTTTTTGACCGTTCGGGTGAGCGGGCAGCGTATGACGGCGTACTGGGAGATTTTACCTCCATGCTGCCGGTGGCGGTGCACACGGGTGACGGGCAAAGCTTCAGGTCGCTTTGCCAGGCTGTTCATGCCGAAATATTTCAGGCGCTTTCCCATGCTGAAGTCAGTGGAGCGGAAGTAAGTGCAGAGATTGCGCGCGCTCAGGGAATGTCCAATGAAAATCCTTTACCTGTTGTTTTGACCTGCGCAACAGGCGATGGCGCGAGTTATCTGGACGCCGCTGCGCTGTTTGGCAAACTGGTCTTCGCCCGCAATCAGGCGCCGCAGACCTGGATAGATGTGCAGGTTGTGGATTATCAGGGCGGCATTTCCGTCATCTGGGATTACGTGGCCGGCCTTTTTCCCGATGGCCTCATTGACGAAATGTTCGGCCTGTTCCTGCAGCTGTGCCATGAATTGACGGACAGTGTAGCATGGTCTTCTGTAGCCCAATCGCTGTGCGTGGACAGGATGGAACCCGCAGTTCTTGAGACTCTTCCCGGGGCCGACCGGAATCTCGTGGCTCCGTTTCTTGAAAACGCCATCATGCATCCCGGCGCTACGGCACTGATAACGGCGGAAAAAACGGTCAGCTACGGCGAGCTGGAACGTCTCAGCCGCGCTCTGGCGCAGCGGCTTGCCGCCTCCGGTCTGGTGCAGCGTGGCAGCCTGGTGGGAGTGGCGCTGCCCAGAGGTTGGCGTCAGATAGTGGCAGTTCTGGGCGTTCTGCGCGCCGGGGCGGCCTATCTGCCTGTGAGCGTCAACGACCCCGCTGACCGCATCGCGCTGATATTTGCAGAAGGCAAGGTTGCCGCTGTTGTGTGCGATGATGAGCGTGCTCGTACTATACCTGATGCCTTCGCAAAATTTGTCGTCGACGATGATGTGCCAGCGGCGGAAGTTGATTACGAAACACTGCTTCTGCCAGCCGATCCGGATGATGTTGCCTATGTAATCTTTACCTCCGGTTCAACGGGCAAGCCAAAGGGCGTTGCCGTTTCTCATCAGGCTGCATTGAATACGATTTTCGATGTCAATTTCAGAAATGCCGTCACTTCGAAAGACCGCCTGCTTGCCGTATCGCAGCTCAATTTTGACCTTTCAGTCTACGATATATTTGGAGCACTGGCAGTGGGGGCGTCGCTCGTCATTCCCCCTCATGCGGCAGTTCCTGACCCTCACGAGTGGGTGCGGCAGATCGAGACTGCGGGGGTGACCGTGTGGAACTCTGTTCCGGCGCTGGCGCGGCTGCTGATCGAAGCCGTACCTGCCTCGGGCGGATCAATAGAGTCACTGCGCCTGTTTATGCTCAGTGGAGACTGGCTGCCGGTTGATCTGGCCAGATCCATTCTTGCCCTGCGGCAAAAGCCCCGATTGGTCAGTATGGGCGGCGCGACGGAGGCTGCCATATGGTCGGTTGAAAAAGTAGTGAAAACCATTGCGCCCGATCAGAACACAATCCCCTATGGCAAGCCGCTTTCCGGGCAGATCCTCTATGTGCTGGATGCCGCCATGCGGCCTTGCCCGCAATGGACGCCGGGCGAAATCTATATTGCGGGCGTGGGGCTGGCTGAAGGCTATCTGCACAGGCCGGAACTGACAGCCAGAGCCTTTGTGCTCCATCCCGTGACTGGAGAGCGATTGTACCGCACGGGTGATTGGGGGCGGCTGCTGCCTGACGGCGATATAGAATTTCTGGGTCGTGAGGACACCCAGGTCAAGGTCAACGGTATGCGCATCGAGCTTGGCGAAATTGAAGCGGCCATGACCGTATTGCCGGGGATCAGGCAGGCAGTTGCCGTCATTGCGGAAAATAGCGGCGTCAGGCAAATAGCTGCGTTTGCTGTACCGGACGGCACCCTGACGCTTGACGAAAAACTCCTGCGTGAGGCGCTGAAAAAGAAGCTGCCCTATTCATGGCTGCCTTCTGTCTTGTGCCTTGAATCAACCCTGCCTCTTTCGGCCAATGGCAAAATTGACCGAAAAGCTCTGGCCGTCAGGGCAGGCCACGCCCTGCATGCAGCGCAAACTGAAAAAACAGCACAGCCGGAAACAGAAGGGCAGCGGAAGATCGCTGATGTGTGGGCCTCTGTGTTGAACGGCGCCCGCCCAGGAGTGACAGTTTCCTTTTTCGACGCAGGGGGAACCTCCTTTCTTGCCATGCAACTGGCTTTCAGGCTGGCAACCTTGCTGGAGCAGCCCGTTCCGGTGGTTTCCATCTTCCAGTACACCACCATTGCCAGCCAGGCGAAGCATTTCATCGAATCTGAAGGATTACAGCCAATGAACTCCGGCCGCGGCCATGTTCGCGCCCAGAAGCTTGGGGCATTGGCCGCCCGGGCACGCCAGAGGGGAAGATTATGA
- a CDS encoding (2,3-dihydroxybenzoyl)adenylate synthase — protein sequence MAVVDGNVRLTYAEFKEMVDRIAGGFAALGLGAGDHVVVQLPNCWQFLVVFFGLSRLGVAPVLALPAHRLSEISSFTGVTEAKAYICAARSAGFDYRQLARELQERHPGLKHVIVSGEPEEFISLEGLLASSTDLPQDPVSSDSLLCFLLSGGTTSVPKLIARVHCEYSCVTRYSAAANGFDETTVYLAALPMAHNFPLGAPGVLGTLQCGGTVVIAETPEPDMCFDLIDRNMVTHTALVPPAAILWCDMAELLERQNTFPSLSNIQVGGSRVGEDLAQRTTEIFGCRFQNVFGMSEGLISMTRMDMDEEIIRNTQGLPVCPADEFRIVDPAGREVPDGVVGGLQIRGPYTIHTYFKRPEANAESFTGDGFFCTGDLARRRSDGCLVLEGREKDQIQRGGEKIIPEEVENVLVAHREVRDAVLLGIPDKLLGEKICAFIFVHEHRDEEEVNDRALRRFLQSEGLSTFKIPDQFIFVTSFPSTAVGKNNRRKLREQLLQQYYRSVSVPAGVENAS from the coding sequence ATGGCAGTTGTCGATGGCAACGTTCGCCTCACCTATGCAGAATTCAAGGAAATGGTTGACAGAATTGCGGGAGGTTTTGCCGCTCTTGGGCTCGGGGCCGGCGACCACGTTGTGGTGCAGCTTCCCAACTGCTGGCAGTTTCTTGTTGTTTTTTTCGGCCTGTCACGGCTGGGAGTCGCTCCGGTTCTGGCCCTGCCTGCGCACAGGCTATCAGAAATTTCCTCCTTCACAGGGGTAACTGAGGCAAAAGCCTATATTTGCGCTGCCAGGTCGGCCGGTTTTGATTACCGGCAGCTGGCGCGTGAACTGCAGGAAAGGCACCCGGGCCTGAAGCACGTAATCGTGAGCGGCGAGCCGGAAGAATTCATTTCCCTTGAAGGTCTGTTGGCGTCATCGACCGATCTTCCGCAAGATCCTGTTTCGTCAGATTCACTGCTCTGTTTTCTTCTTTCTGGCGGCACGACCAGCGTTCCCAAGCTGATTGCCCGCGTTCATTGCGAATATTCGTGCGTCACCCGTTACAGTGCCGCCGCCAACGGTTTTGATGAAACCACGGTATATCTGGCTGCACTGCCAATGGCACACAACTTTCCGCTCGGCGCTCCCGGTGTGCTGGGAACGCTTCAATGCGGCGGTACCGTGGTCATCGCCGAAACCCCTGAACCGGATATGTGCTTTGACCTTATTGACAGGAACATGGTTACCCATACCGCTCTTGTGCCGCCCGCAGCTATACTCTGGTGCGACATGGCCGAATTGTTGGAGCGCCAGAATACCTTTCCAAGTTTGAGCAACATCCAGGTTGGTGGTTCACGGGTTGGCGAAGACCTTGCCCAACGCACTACAGAAATCTTTGGCTGCCGCTTTCAGAATGTTTTTGGCATGTCAGAAGGTCTGATCAGTATGACCCGTATGGATATGGATGAGGAAATAATCCGCAATACGCAGGGATTGCCCGTGTGCCCGGCTGACGAGTTTCGCATCGTTGATCCTGCTGGCCGTGAAGTGCCTGATGGAGTCGTGGGTGGCCTGCAGATTCGTGGACCGTACACCATACATACTTACTTCAAACGGCCCGAAGCCAATGCGGAATCATTCACCGGGGACGGATTTTTTTGTACCGGGGACCTTGCGCGGCGCAGGTCTGATGGTTGCCTGGTGCTTGAAGGACGTGAAAAAGATCAGATCCAGCGGGGAGGCGAAAAGATCATTCCCGAAGAAGTGGAAAATGTTCTTGTCGCCCACAGGGAAGTCCGGGATGCGGTTCTTCTGGGCATTCCCGACAAGCTGCTTGGCGAAAAGATCTGCGCCTTCATCTTTGTGCATGAACACAGGGATGAAGAAGAGGTCAATGACCGCGCCCTCCGGCGCTTCCTCCAGAGTGAAGGGCTGAGTACGTTCAAGATTCCTGATCAGTTTATTTTTGTTACGTCTTTTCCAAGTACGGCAGTGGGCAAAAATAACCGCCGCAAACTGAGGGAGCAGCTTCTTCAGCAATACTACCGGAGCGTCAGTGTTCCTGCAGGAGTGGAAAATGCCAGTTGA
- a CDS encoding MFS transporter: MLFVLSQYDAIGARWINFAGTFMLHVLSRKPLSVWLLITSLYTTQFLGLSFFSVALVAILRGQGASLEQVSSVYILGMIGACKFLWAPLVDRVRFTPRIGHFRGWLLLMQSLMVVVLCFLANLDVTTDFGAIYLLCIVMAVCGATQDIATDALVCSLLTDEERGMGNGIQTAGGMFGFMVGAGLVLMAYPSLGWQKAVMILAAGTAISLAQLIFFVEPEFKIQSRKGWQVATRLVTFWQQPGSLSWLAMLLLFPVGITIAYSLLTPFLVDSLWPLERIGLIVNVFGPAMGIASSLFAGWLISRFGRSKTMNYCIVMQFLSVVAVLFVVQGHVSTMAVVFAVVIHFLGYVPSVTMLSTLMMDRASRESPATDYTVQFSVYQFFAMGTGGLGMVMAGRLGYVGAIFGAIGCAVLAGFVAKFYISKRVMCR; encoded by the coding sequence GTGTTGTTTGTGCTCTCTCAATACGATGCTATCGGCGCACGTTGGATTAACTTCGCAGGTACGTTCATGCTTCATGTCCTTTCCAGAAAGCCTCTTTCCGTATGGTTGCTGATTACCAGTCTGTATACGACACAATTTCTTGGGCTAAGCTTTTTTTCAGTGGCCCTGGTTGCCATTCTGCGTGGGCAGGGAGCATCGCTTGAGCAGGTCAGTTCGGTATATATTCTGGGTATGATCGGTGCCTGTAAATTCCTGTGGGCTCCCCTGGTGGACAGGGTCCGGTTTACGCCCAGGATCGGTCACTTTCGTGGCTGGTTGCTGCTGATGCAGTCTCTGATGGTTGTTGTATTATGTTTTCTCGCCAACCTGGATGTAACGACAGATTTTGGCGCCATTTACCTGCTCTGCATCGTCATGGCTGTTTGTGGCGCTACGCAGGACATAGCAACGGATGCTCTCGTCTGTTCCCTGTTGACGGACGAGGAGCGGGGCATGGGCAATGGCATACAGACTGCGGGCGGCATGTTCGGGTTTATGGTAGGGGCTGGGCTTGTTCTTATGGCCTACCCGAGCCTTGGCTGGCAGAAAGCAGTGATGATACTGGCAGCGGGAACCGCCATCTCGTTAGCACAGCTGATATTTTTTGTTGAACCTGAATTTAAAATTCAAAGTCGAAAAGGTTGGCAAGTGGCAACGCGCCTTGTCACTTTCTGGCAGCAACCGGGTAGCCTTAGCTGGCTGGCCATGCTTTTGCTTTTTCCTGTAGGTATCACAATTGCCTACAGCCTGTTAACGCCATTTCTTGTGGACAGCCTGTGGCCGCTGGAGCGCATTGGTCTCATTGTGAATGTTTTTGGCCCCGCGATGGGTATTGCCTCCAGCCTGTTTGCGGGGTGGCTGATTTCACGTTTCGGGCGCAGCAAAACTATGAACTACTGCATTGTCATGCAATTTCTGAGTGTTGTTGCCGTGCTATTCGTCGTGCAGGGGCACGTTTCAACCATGGCGGTAGTTTTTGCGGTTGTTATACATTTTCTGGGTTACGTACCTTCCGTCACCATGCTGAGCACGCTGATGATGGATCGCGCATCCAGAGAAAGTCCTGCCACTGACTATACTGTGCAGTTCAGCGTTTATCAGTTTTTTGCCATGGGTACGGGGGGCCTCGGCATGGTCATGGCCGGACGTCTGGGCTATGTCGGCGCAATTTTCGGAGCTATCGGCTGTGCCGTTTTGGCAGGCTTTGTTGCAAAATTTTATATATCAAAGCGAGTTATGTGCCGGTAG
- a CDS encoding type I polyketide synthase, with amino-acid sequence MSDDSLKIAVIGMAGRFPGADDIGTFWHNLKLGISGGKVLSQSDDGRVHYGFPLADADRFDADFFDVPAREAKMLDPQHRLFLECAYSAFEHAGIAPRSPRQVTGVFGGCNFNGYALRFANRILQANPLDLVDMLAANDKDYLAARVAYKLNLKGPALTVQCACSSSLAAVVTACQALLSGQCDVALAGGVGLKTSEGEGYSYEPEGPLSVDGHVRAYSDDASGVNEGEGVGAVVLKRLDDALRDGNVVYAVISGYAIGNDGADKTGFYAPSVTGQAAVIAEALAMSGVDPLEIGYVEGHGTGTPIGDPIEVAALVQAWQLPDTAPRQYCRLGSVKTGLGHLNAAAGVASLIKTVLALHHKIIPASLDFHAPNPRLSLETTPFSIAGHTADWEVAAGKTRKAAVNSLGIGGNNVHLILEEGPEPAVTTYSGAALITLSAKTKTALEKRAVELGAWLRKHPTPLADVAHTLLRGRDMQAFRLSLVCEDAAALSAMLESPGLLRKSARLDDPDKATPVAFLFPGFGSQHQGMAVNLRDTLPAFKQPFDRICATFDKETGIDVLAAISSAEALADTETGTFALFAVEYALARLLMDLGIMPSIVMGHSAGEYVAATIAGVFSEDDAVRLIVERSRLIGNSPEGGMLFVQMGHEDLRERLPGGVSIGAVITPDGCVASGSIQGIEALHAALSAENVPASRIAADRAGHSSLLEGAKPHLRKVLESVVLHRPRIRILSNVTGALLSDSEATDPDYWVRQMCEPVLLSNEIFTLCDTEQAVMLEVGPSRKLSAMLRRHPAFRDRPPLIPIMPSEQGKTSETAALLEALGLLWQGGGLADWERVDALCGNGRTVALPGYPFERKRFWLEGQDKDTAGKSAPGKGQISSLCWQQMLLPRQTAFNGLVGFIGNEGVGWAEALKKRGWSTAVFQTLDALKRGVTIPDVLVDCRFGGEGADCLDAAATVCRQAVELCSWLAESAGGRDLSVYWPTAGAAAFGTEIPHIDKSALLAPARVLPFEAKNTLGCVLDVEKGLSHEEMACILATAITHRLASTALTSLVAARSGAFWQETPMDIPLTGKAVSAMRLRQGAAYIVLGGSGGIGRTFMHELAAQADAQQCRITLVPVQRQPCPADFWEQVENDWAAVQPCSVDLNDHEAFMKAVDIVLEQYKKIGGIVHASGVAGGGLMQAQSSRVQDTENWNTKVFPLLGIEKILQHRNVDFVVLNSSIGALCGSVGQLDNTVANTLLDAWSSRQQAQTGTRVLSLRWDVWRQVGMINRMASLHERLSGEELKGGITPDEAMRAFRACFAAGVATPVVSGRNLFSMLDESRARRGLATDALESADLKVEGAASQRPALAVQWKGARHVLDRVLIDLFESRLGLTGIGIDDDYVELGGDSLMAMPLAKEIRELLNLSSFSVAQIFRRRNVASIADALTESPEEKERLFALAELLENIKGMTPGEVSKSLEALS; translated from the coding sequence ATGAGTGATGACTCACTGAAAATAGCTGTAATAGGTATGGCCGGGCGCTTTCCCGGCGCGGATGACATTGGCACATTCTGGCACAACCTGAAGCTGGGCATATCCGGCGGCAAGGTCCTTTCTCAATCTGACGATGGGCGGGTTCACTACGGTTTTCCGCTTGCGGATGCCGACCGGTTTGATGCCGACTTTTTTGATGTGCCTGCGCGCGAAGCAAAAATGCTGGACCCGCAGCACCGCCTGTTTCTGGAATGCGCCTATTCGGCCTTTGAGCATGCGGGCATTGCGCCGCGCAGTCCACGGCAGGTCACGGGCGTTTTCGGCGGTTGCAATTTCAACGGATATGCCCTGCGGTTCGCAAACCGGATTTTGCAGGCGAATCCTCTTGATCTTGTGGACATGCTTGCTGCCAATGACAAGGACTATCTCGCCGCCCGCGTTGCCTACAAGCTGAACCTGAAAGGTCCGGCCTTGACGGTGCAGTGCGCCTGCTCCTCTTCATTGGCTGCTGTGGTCACGGCTTGCCAGGCACTTCTTTCCGGCCAGTGCGATGTAGCTTTGGCTGGCGGCGTAGGACTCAAGACCAGCGAAGGCGAGGGGTACAGCTACGAGCCGGAAGGCCCGCTTTCCGTTGACGGCCACGTGCGTGCCTACAGTGATGACGCCAGTGGCGTAAACGAAGGCGAAGGTGTTGGCGCGGTTGTTCTGAAGCGCCTTGATGATGCCCTGCGTGATGGGAATGTCGTGTATGCCGTTATTTCTGGCTATGCCATCGGTAACGATGGGGCAGACAAAACCGGCTTCTATGCGCCATCGGTGACGGGACAGGCCGCGGTCATTGCCGAGGCACTGGCAATGTCCGGCGTTGACCCCCTGGAAATAGGGTATGTCGAGGGGCACGGCACCGGAACGCCCATCGGCGATCCAATAGAAGTGGCGGCGTTGGTGCAGGCATGGCAATTGCCCGATACCGCGCCCAGGCAATACTGCCGCCTGGGTTCCGTAAAAACGGGCCTCGGCCATCTGAATGCGGCTGCCGGGGTGGCAAGCCTGATCAAGACCGTGCTGGCGCTGCATCACAAAATCATTCCGGCTTCTCTGGATTTTCACGCACCCAATCCCCGGCTGAGTCTTGAAACGACCCCCTTCAGCATTGCCGGCCATACCGCAGACTGGGAAGTGGCGGCAGGAAAAACCCGGAAGGCGGCGGTAAATTCTCTGGGAATTGGCGGAAACAATGTGCACCTGATTCTGGAGGAGGGGCCGGAACCTGCTGTAACGACATATTCCGGAGCGGCTCTTATTACCCTGTCCGCCAAAACGAAAACCGCCCTGGAAAAAAGGGCGGTGGAACTGGGCGCATGGTTACGGAAACACCCGACCCCCCTGGCCGATGTGGCGCATACGCTTCTTCGTGGGCGTGACATGCAGGCTTTTCGCCTGAGTCTTGTCTGTGAAGATGCCGCAGCGCTTTCCGCCATGCTGGAATCACCGGGACTGCTGCGCAAGTCTGCACGTCTTGACGATCCGGATAAAGCAACCCCTGTGGCCTTTCTCTTCCCCGGCTTCGGTTCGCAGCATCAGGGTATGGCCGTAAATCTGCGCGATACCCTGCCGGCTTTTAAACAGCCCTTTGACCGGATATGCGCAACCTTTGACAAAGAAACGGGCATTGATGTGCTTGCTGCCATCTCCAGCGCAGAGGCGCTTGCCGACACGGAAACAGGAACTTTTGCCCTGTTTGCCGTTGAATACGCTTTGGCGCGTCTGCTGATGGATCTGGGAATAATGCCTTCCATTGTGATGGGGCACTCTGCAGGAGAATACGTTGCCGCCACAATTGCTGGAGTATTTTCAGAGGATGATGCCGTTCGTCTGATTGTGGAACGTTCACGGCTGATCGGCAATTCGCCGGAAGGCGGAATGCTCTTTGTGCAGATGGGGCATGAGGATCTGCGCGAGCGGTTGCCCGGCGGCGTTTCCATTGGCGCGGTCATCACCCCAGATGGTTGCGTTGCTTCGGGGTCCATACAGGGCATTGAAGCTCTGCACGCTGCGTTGAGCGCAGAAAATGTGCCTGCATCAAGAATCGCAGCAGACAGAGCCGGGCACTCCAGCCTGCTGGAAGGCGCAAAGCCCCATCTGCGCAAGGTGCTGGAAAGCGTTGTGCTCCACAGGCCACGGATCCGCATTCTCTCAAACGTCACCGGCGCTCTGCTGTCGGACAGCGAAGCTACTGACCCCGACTACTGGGTTCGCCAGATGTGCGAGCCGGTGCTTCTTTCAAACGAGATTTTCACGCTTTGCGATACAGAACAGGCCGTCATGCTTGAGGTTGGTCCTTCACGCAAGCTGAGTGCCATGTTGCGTAGGCATCCTGCCTTCAGGGACAGGCCGCCGCTGATTCCGATCATGCCTTCAGAACAGGGCAAAACCAGCGAAACAGCTGCACTGCTTGAAGCTCTGGGGCTGCTGTGGCAGGGCGGTGGCCTGGCAGACTGGGAAAGGGTGGATGCATTGTGCGGCAATGGGCGCACGGTAGCCCTGCCCGGCTATCCCTTCGAGCGCAAGCGGTTCTGGCTGGAAGGCCAGGATAAGGACACCGCCGGAAAAAGTGCGCCTGGTAAAGGGCAGATATCAAGTCTTTGCTGGCAGCAGATGCTGTTGCCCCGGCAGACTGCATTTAACGGGCTTGTAGGCTTTATCGGCAATGAAGGCGTTGGCTGGGCCGAAGCGCTTAAAAAACGGGGCTGGAGCACAGCAGTGTTTCAGACGCTTGATGCCTTGAAGCGTGGGGTAACGATCCCCGACGTGCTGGTGGACTGCCGCTTTGGCGGTGAGGGGGCCGATTGCCTGGATGCCGCGGCCACTGTCTGCCGCCAGGCTGTGGAACTCTGTTCCTGGCTGGCTGAATCCGCCGGAGGGCGTGACCTGAGCGTCTACTGGCCCACGGCGGGAGCTGCGGCTTTCGGCACTGAAATCCCGCATATCGACAAAAGTGCCTTGCTGGCTCCGGCTCGCGTCTTGCCCTTTGAGGCAAAAAATACGCTGGGCTGCGTACTTGATGTGGAAAAAGGTCTGTCGCACGAAGAAATGGCTTGCATTCTGGCAACAGCCATCACGCACCGTCTGGCGTCCACGGCATTGACCTCTCTGGTGGCGGCCCGCTCCGGCGCATTCTGGCAGGAAACTCCGATGGATATCCCGCTGACAGGCAAAGCCGTATCAGCCATGCGGCTGCGGCAGGGGGCAGCCTATATTGTATTGGGCGGCAGCGGCGGCATTGGCCGCACATTTATGCATGAACTTGCAGCGCAGGCCGATGCGCAGCAGTGCCGCATCACGTTGGTACCTGTGCAGCGCCAGCCGTGCCCTGCCGACTTCTGGGAGCAGGTTGAAAATGATTGGGCTGCAGTTCAGCCATGCTCTGTGGATCTGAATGACCACGAGGCGTTCATGAAGGCTGTGGATATTGTGCTGGAGCAATACAAAAAAATAGGCGGCATCGTTCATGCCAGTGGTGTTGCCGGTGGCGGTTTGATGCAGGCGCAGTCCAGCAGAGTGCAGGATACGGAAAACTGGAACACCAAGGTTTTTCCTCTGCTCGGAATTGAAAAGATTTTGCAGCACAGGAACGTAGATTTTGTGGTTCTCAACTCTTCCATCGGCGCTTTATGCGGTTCGGTGGGGCAGTTGGACAATACAGTGGCAAACACACTTCTGGACGCCTGGTCCTCCCGGCAACAGGCGCAAACGGGCACGCGCGTCTTGAGCCTGCGGTGGGATGTGTGGCGGCAGGTCGGCATGATAAACAGGATGGCCTCGTTGCACGAACGCCTTTCCGGGGAAGAACTGAAAGGAGGAATCACGCCGGACGAAGCTATGCGGGCCTTCAGAGCCTGCTTCGCTGCCGGTGTGGCAACGCCTGTTGTGAGCGGCCGCAATCTGTTTTCCATGCTGGATGAATCCCGCGCCCGGCGGGGGCTGGCTACCGATGCGCTGGAGTCGGCGGACCTTAAGGTCGAGGGCGCGGCATCGCAGCGTCCGGCGCTGGCTGTCCAATGGAAGGGCGCGCGTCATGTGCTGGACAGAGTATTGATTGACCTTTTTGAGTCGCGTTTGGGCCTCACAGGAATTGGCATCGACGACGACTATGTCGAACTGGGGGGTGACAGCCTCATGGCCATGCCACTGGCAAAAGAAATACGGGAACTGCTGAACCTTTCTTCGTTCAGCGTTGCCCAGATTTTTCGCCGCAGAAATGTCGCCAGTATTGCAGACGCTCTGACGGAATCTCCCGAGGAAAAAGAACGCCTTTTCGCGCTGGCCGAGCTACTTGAAAATATCAAGGGGATGACGCCGGGTGAAGTTTCAAAGTCTCTGGAGGCTCTGTCATGA